The Microcella flavibacter DNA segment CGCGACGGCGACGTCTTCCAGGTCGTCGTCGCCCAGCGCTTCGACCACGCGCTCGAGGCGACCCCGCTCGAGGTCTACCGCGTGCTGCGCGCGCTCAACCCCTCGCCGTACATGTACGTGCTCACGCACGAGAGCGCCGACGGCGAGCCCTACGCCATCGTCGGCTCCTCGCCCGAGGCGCTCGTCAAGGTCACCGACGGCCGCGTGCACATGCACCCGATCGCCGGATCGCGCCCGCGCGGCGACACGCCCGAGGCCGATCAGCAGCTCGCCGACGGCCTCCTCGCCGACGAGAAGGAGCAGGCCGAGCACCTCATGCTCGTCGACCTCGCCCGCAACGACCTCTCGAAGGTGTGCCGCGCCGGCAGCGTCGAGGTCACCGAGTTCATGCAGGTCGAGCGCTTCAGCCACATCATGCACCTCGTCTCGAGCGTCGAGGGCGACCAGCGCCCCGAGGCGAGCCACGTCGACGTGTTCCGCGCGACCTTCCCCGCGGGCACCCTGAGCGGGGCGCCGAAGCCGCGCGCGCTCGAGATCATCGACGAGCTCGAGCCCGCCCGCCGCGGCGTCTACGGGGGAGTGGTGGGCTACTTCTCGTTCTCGGGGGATGCCGATCTCGCGATCGCGATCCGCACCGCCTTCCTGCAGAACGGCACCGCCCGGGTGCAGGCCGGTGCGGGGCTCGTCGCCGACTCCGTGCCCGAGTCGGAGTACCAGGAGACCATCAGCAAGGCCGCGGCCCCCCTGCGAGCCGTCGCGATCGCCAACGCGCTGCGCCGCGCGGCCCCCGAGGCCGGGGGAGCCGGGTCGTGACCCCCGCGCGTGTGCGGCTCGTCTCGCTGCTGGCCCCCGGCCTGCTCGGCGCGCTCGCCCTGCTGACGTGGACCCAGCCCTGGGTCGACGCGACCCTCGTCGAGGGCCCGCTCGTCACGGTCGCGGGCGACGTGGCCGCCCCGGCGCTGCCGGCGCTCGCCCTCGCGATGCTCGCCCTCGTCGCCGCCCTCGCCCTCGCCGGCCGCGTCTTCCGCATCGTCCTCGGGCTGCTGCTGAGCCTGCTCGGGGCGGCGATCGCCACCTCGGCGGCGCTCGTGCTCGCGCAGCCGGTCGCGGCGGCCGGCCCCGCGGTCACCGAGCTCACCGGGGTCGAGGGCGCCGACTCGGTCGCCGCGCTCGTCGCGAGCGCCGCGCTCACCCCGTGGCCCGGCATCGCGCTCGTCGTGGGCGCGCTCGGCGTGCTGACGGGCATCCTCGTCGCCGCCCTCTCGGGGCGCTGGCCCGAGCGCACCCGCCGCTACGACGCCGTGCGCCTGAAGCAGGCGGGCGCCGCCGACGCGCCTCCCGCCGCGCGCGACCGCTTCGACGACTGGGACGCCCTGAGCGACGGCCGCGACCCGACCGATCAGGGGCGGATGCCCGGCGTTCCCCGGCCCAGCACCCAGTCGGGCGCCGATGGGCCCGGGGTAGACTCGTGACCGCACCCGCCCCCTACCGCAGGAGAACCATGAACGCCCAGTCTGAGCTCGGCCACGGACACTCGATCGCCGCCTGGACGGCCGTGACGATCATCCTCGTCGCGTTCACGATCGGCACGTTCGCCTTCTGGTTCGAGATCGTCTGGCTCGTCTGGGCGAGCGCCGCGCTCGCGCTCGCCGGCTGGGTCGCCGGGGGCGTCATGGCCAAGGCCGGGTACGGTGCGGGCGGCGACCGCTCCACCGCCAAGGCGCACTCCTAGATGCTCGGCGACCTCGTCGCCGGATCCCTCGCCGACGCCGCCGAGCGGCGCGCGACCCGACCGCTCTCCGCGGTCGAGGCCGATGCGCTCGCTCGTCCGCCGGCGCTGGACGCCCGGGCCGCCCTCCAGCGCGCCGACCGCATCAAGGTGATCGCCGAGGTGAAGCGCGCGAGCCCCTCGCGCGGCAGCCTCGCCGCGATCGCCGACCCCGCGGCTCTCGCCCGGCAGTACGCCGAGGGGGGAGCGAGCGCGATCAGCGTGCTCACCGAGCAGCGCCGCTTCGGCGGCAGCCTCGCCGACCTCGAGGCCGTGCGCGCCGCCGTGCCGACGCCCCTGCTGCGCAAGGACTTCATCGCCGAGCCGTACCAGGTGCTCGAGGCGCGCGCCGCGGGCGCCGATCTCGTGCTGCTCATCGCGGCCGCGCTCGACGACGCGCAGCTCGCCGAGCTGCACGCCCTCGTGCTCGACCTCGGCATGACGCCGCTCGTCGAGACCCACTCCGAGGAGGAGGTCCGTCGGGCCGTCGACCTCGGGGCGCAGGTCATCGGGGTCAACGCCCGCGACCTGTCCACCTTCGAGCTCGACCGCGACCTGTTCGCCCGGCTCGCCCCCCTCATCCCCGACGGCACCGTCCGCATCGCCGAATCGGCGGTGCTCGGCGTCGACGACGTCGCGCACTACCGCCGCGGCGGCGCCGACGTCGTGCTCGTCGGCGAGGCCCTCGTCACCGGCGGCGATCCTGTCGCCGCCCTCACAGAATTCCTGGCCGTCTCATGAGTCTCCGCACCCACTCCGGGCCGTACTTCGGCTCCTTCGGCGGGCGCTTCGTGCCCGAGTCCCTCATCGCCGCGCTCGACGAGCTCGACGCCGCGTACGAGTCCGCGAAGGCCGATCCCGCTTTCGCCGAGGAGCTGGCCGAGCTGCACCGCAGCTACACGGGCCGCCCCTCGATCATCACCGAGGCCCCGCGGTTCGCCGCGACGGCGGGCGGTGCCCGCATCTTCCTCAAGCGCGAAGACCTCAACCACACGGGCAGCCACAAGATCAACAACGTGCTCGGGCAGGCGCTGCTCGCCAAGCGCCTCGGCAAGACGCGCATCATCGCCGAGACCGGCGCCGGTCAGCACGGCGTCGCGAGCGCGACGGCCGCGGCCCTCTTCGGCCTCGACTGCGTCGTCTACATGGGCGAGGTCGACACCGAGCGCCAGGCCCTCAACGTCGCCCGCATGAAGCTGCTCGGCGCCGAGGTCGTGCCCGTCACCACGGGCTCGCGCACGCTCAAGGACGCCATCAACGAGGCCCTGCGCGACTGGGTCGCCAACGTCGAGAGCACGCACTACCTGCTCGGCACCGTCGCCGGCCCGCACCCGTTCCCGGCGATGGTGCGCGACTTCCACTCCGTCATCGGCACCGAGGCGCGCGAGCAGATGCTCGCCCTCACCGGCCGCCTGCCCGACGTCATCGCCGCCTGCGTCGGCGGCGGCAGCAACGCGATGGGCATCTTCCACCCCTTCCTCGACGACGAGTCGGTGCGCCTGGTCGGCCTCGAGGCCGCGGGCGATGGCGTCGACACCCTCTTCCACGCCGCGACGATCTCGAAGGGCCGCCCCGGCGTGCTCCACGGCGCGCGCAGCCTCATGCTGCAGGACGAGGACGGCCAGACGATGGAGTCGCACTCCATCAGCGCGGGCCTCGACTACCCGGGCGTCGGCCCCGAGCACGCCTGGCTCGACGAGATCGGGCGCGCCGAGTACCGCGGCGTCACCGACCGCGAGGCGATGGATGCTCTGCGCCTGCTGAGCCGCTCCGAGGGCATCATCCCCGCCATCGAGACGGCGCACGCCCTGCACGGCGCCCTGCAGCTCGCCCGCGAGCTGGGGCCGGAGGGCATCGTGCTCGTCAACCTCAGCGGCCGCGGCGACAAGGACATGGAGACGGCGGCCCGCTACTTCGGCCTGCTCGACGCCCAGGAGGCGGCCGACGCGGCCGTCCTCGAGGCGCAGCGCGGCGCCGACGCGAAGGGCAGCGTCGAGCCGCACGCCGGCGCGACGGTCGGCGACGAGGAGGGCGCGCGATGACCGCCTCGACCGTCGAGCAGACGATCCGCACGCGCGTCGACGCGGGCTCCGGCGCGCTCATCGGCTACCTGCCGGTGGGCTTCCCCGACCTCGACACGAGCGTCGACGCGGCCGTCGCGCTCGTCGAGAACGGCGTCGACATCATCGAGCTCGGGCTGCCGTACAGCGATCCGGTGATGGACGGCCTCGTCATCCAGCGCGCCACGCAGACCGCGCTGCAGGGCGGCTTCAAGCTCAGCCACGGCTTCGAGGCGGTCGAGCGCATCCGCTCGCGCGTCGACGCCCCGCTGCTCGTGATGACCTACTGGAACCCGGTCATCCAGTACGGGGTTGAGCGCTTCGCGACCGATCTCGAGAACGCCGGGGGAGCGGGCCTCATCACGCCCGACCTCGTGCCCGACGAGGCCCGAGAGTGGATGGAGGCGAGCGAGCAGCACGAGCTCGACCGCGTCTTCCTCGCCGCGCCCTCCTCGAGCGAGGCGCGCATGAAGCAGGCCGTCGACTCCAGCCGCGGCTTCGTCTACGCGGTGTCCACGATGGGCATCACCGGCGCGCGCACCGACATGGACCGCGCGGCGCGCGACGTCATCGGCCGCCTCCGCGAGGCGGGCGCGACGAGCGCCTGCGTCGGCATCGGCATCTCGACGGCCGAGCAGGTCCGCGACGTGCTCGGGTACGCCGACGGCGCGATCGTCGGCTCGGCGCTCGTCTCGGCCCTTGCCGAGGGCGGCGTCGCCGCGGTCGGCCGCACGGCGGCCGAGCTCGCCGCCGGCACGCGCTGACCGTCGACCCCCGCGCCCGCCGGTAGGCTGGCCCGCGCCCCTACGAGAAAGGTCCCCCCTCACCGTGATCCTCCCCACGAGCATTCCGAGCCCCGCTCCGGAGTGGCAGGTCTTCAACCTCGGCCAGTGGCTGCGCGACATCGGGCTGACCTGGTTCGCCTTCGACGTGAACATCTACGCCTACGCGATCTGCATCCTCGTCGGCATCCTCGCCGCGGTCGTACTGACGAACCACCGCCTCACCCGTCGCGGCGCCGAGCCCTGGATCACGCTCGACATCGCCCTGTTCGCGGTGCCGCTCGGCATCATCGGCGGCCGCATCTACCACGTGCTCACGCACCCCGACGACTACTTCTTCCCCGGCGCCGACCCCTTCGCCCCGCTCTACATCTGGGAGGGCGGCATGGCGATCTTCGGCGCCCTGATCGGCGGCGCCCTCGGCGTGGCCCTCGGCTGCCGGGTCACGGGCATCCGGTTCTGGACCTTCGCCGACGCCCTCGCGCCCGGCCTGCTGCTCGCCCAGGCCTTCGGCCGGCTCGGCAACTGGTTCAACCAGGAGCTCTTCGGGCTGCCGACCGACCTGCCGTGGGGCCTCGAGATCGACCCGGGCAACAGCGCCATCCCGGTCGGCCTGCCCGAGGGCACGCTGTTCCACCCGACCTTCCTCTACGAGATCGTCTGGAATGTCGCCGGCGTCCTGCTCCTCCTGGCGCTGGATGCCCGGCTGAAGGTGCAGTGGGGCAAGCTCCTCGGCGGCTACCTCATCTGGTACGGCGTCGGCCGCAGCGTCTTCGAGTCGATCCGCCTCGACCCGAGCGAGCTCTTCCTCGGCATCCGGGTGAACGTCTGGGCCGCGTGGGCGGCGGTCGTCCTCGGGCTGCTCATCATCATCATCCAGCGCCGCCGGCACCCGGGCACCGAGCCGAGCCCGTACACCGACGGTCACCGGTGGGAGGAGAGCGCTGGGGTAGACTCCGATGACGTCTACACCGA contains these protein-coding regions:
- a CDS encoding Trp biosynthesis-associated membrane protein, whose translation is MTPARVRLVSLLAPGLLGALALLTWTQPWVDATLVEGPLVTVAGDVAAPALPALALAMLALVAALALAGRVFRIVLGLLLSLLGAAIATSAALVLAQPVAAAGPAVTELTGVEGADSVAALVASAALTPWPGIALVVGALGVLTGILVAALSGRWPERTRRYDAVRLKQAGAADAPPAARDRFDDWDALSDGRDPTDQGRMPGVPRPSTQSGADGPGVDS
- the trpB gene encoding tryptophan synthase subunit beta, which encodes MSLRTHSGPYFGSFGGRFVPESLIAALDELDAAYESAKADPAFAEELAELHRSYTGRPSIITEAPRFAATAGGARIFLKREDLNHTGSHKINNVLGQALLAKRLGKTRIIAETGAGQHGVASATAAALFGLDCVVYMGEVDTERQALNVARMKLLGAEVVPVTTGSRTLKDAINEALRDWVANVESTHYLLGTVAGPHPFPAMVRDFHSVIGTEAREQMLALTGRLPDVIAACVGGGSNAMGIFHPFLDDESVRLVGLEAAGDGVDTLFHAATISKGRPGVLHGARSLMLQDEDGQTMESHSISAGLDYPGVGPEHAWLDEIGRAEYRGVTDREAMDALRLLSRSEGIIPAIETAHALHGALQLARELGPEGIVLVNLSGRGDKDMETAARYFGLLDAQEAADAAVLEAQRGADAKGSVEPHAGATVGDEEGAR
- the trpA gene encoding tryptophan synthase subunit alpha, which gives rise to MTASTVEQTIRTRVDAGSGALIGYLPVGFPDLDTSVDAAVALVENGVDIIELGLPYSDPVMDGLVIQRATQTALQGGFKLSHGFEAVERIRSRVDAPLLVMTYWNPVIQYGVERFATDLENAGGAGLITPDLVPDEAREWMEASEQHELDRVFLAAPSSSEARMKQAVDSSRGFVYAVSTMGITGARTDMDRAARDVIGRLREAGATSACVGIGISTAEQVRDVLGYADGAIVGSALVSALAEGGVAAVGRTAAELAAGTR
- a CDS encoding DUF6704 family protein, translating into MNAQSELGHGHSIAAWTAVTIILVAFTIGTFAFWFEIVWLVWASAALALAGWVAGGVMAKAGYGAGGDRSTAKAHS
- the trpC gene encoding indole-3-glycerol phosphate synthase TrpC; the encoded protein is MLGDLVAGSLADAAERRATRPLSAVEADALARPPALDARAALQRADRIKVIAEVKRASPSRGSLAAIADPAALARQYAEGGASAISVLTEQRRFGGSLADLEAVRAAVPTPLLRKDFIAEPYQVLEARAAGADLVLLIAAALDDAQLAELHALVLDLGMTPLVETHSEEEVRRAVDLGAQVIGVNARDLSTFELDRDLFARLAPLIPDGTVRIAESAVLGVDDVAHYRRGGADVVLVGEALVTGGDPVAALTEFLAVS
- a CDS encoding anthranilate synthase component I, producing the protein MTGTTRAEFDARAADARVVPVIRTVFADALTPVGLYRSLAEGRPGGFLLESAEQGGIWSRYSFMGVRSFGVLTEHDGSAVWRASGLDADRAFGGAVPADPLAALDALSARWESPRDPAHPPLTGGLVGFMGWDAVRRIENLPDAPPSDFPCPELAFAFVSELVVMDHRQGTVDLVVSVLADDGTADGADRDADALWDDAQRRLDALEAALATPAAPEPRRIDLTTAPEPRYRSTHDEYLAAVARSKEFIRDGDVFQVVVAQRFDHALEATPLEVYRVLRALNPSPYMYVLTHESADGEPYAIVGSSPEALVKVTDGRVHMHPIAGSRPRGDTPEADQQLADGLLADEKEQAEHLMLVDLARNDLSKVCRAGSVEVTEFMQVERFSHIMHLVSSVEGDQRPEASHVDVFRATFPAGTLSGAPKPRALEIIDELEPARRGVYGGVVGYFSFSGDADLAIAIRTAFLQNGTARVQAGAGLVADSVPESEYQETISKAAAPLRAVAIANALRRAAPEAGGAGS
- the lgt gene encoding prolipoprotein diacylglyceryl transferase; amino-acid sequence: MILPTSIPSPAPEWQVFNLGQWLRDIGLTWFAFDVNIYAYAICILVGILAAVVLTNHRLTRRGAEPWITLDIALFAVPLGIIGGRIYHVLTHPDDYFFPGADPFAPLYIWEGGMAIFGALIGGALGVALGCRVTGIRFWTFADALAPGLLLAQAFGRLGNWFNQELFGLPTDLPWGLEIDPGNSAIPVGLPEGTLFHPTFLYEIVWNVAGVLLLLALDARLKVQWGKLLGGYLIWYGVGRSVFESIRLDPSELFLGIRVNVWAAWAAVVLGLLIIIIQRRRHPGTEPSPYTDGHRWEESAGVDSDDVYTETDDDGNDADLVAAPAASASTGTAPSATTGAHPTASAAATSGTATRDTAARP